The genomic stretch TCACAGTGACAGCCAACAGCCGCATGAGCGCCTCCATTCTCCTCAGCAAGCTCTTCGATGACCTCAAGTGTGACGCCGAGAGGGAAAACTTCCACCGGCTCTGTGAGAACTACATCAGGTGAGGGAGGCCGCTGCTCCCGCTGCCAGGGGTGCCAGCCGGAAAGCGACCGGCGTTCAGCATGGAGGGCAGCCAGAAGGGAGGACTAGAAAACTAAAGTGATCCCCAGCACCTCCTACCtatgtcttagttgcttttctgttgcggtgaagagacaccatgaccacttaTTTCTGGTGGTATGTCACCAGCTCAAGTGGGGGGTAGTTAATGGAAATTGGTGGTTGCTGTTATGAAATGGCCAGTCTTTCCCTTGGCAGGTTTTCAGGATAAGTAGCGCCAAGCGGCCACCTAGCATAGATAGgggagctgggaagaagaggccCCTTATGTGTGCCTGCCCATGACAGCTGTCGCTCTGTGCCCCTCAGGAGCTGGTTTGAGGGCCACGGGCTGGCCGGGAAGCTGCGAGCCATCCAGACAGTGTCCTGCCTTCTGCAGGGCCCATGTGATGCCGGCAATCGGGCCTTGGAGCTGAGCGGCGTCATGGAGAGCGTGATCGCTCTGTGCGCCTctgagcaggaggaagagcagctggtggcAGTGGAGGCGCTGATCCACGCAGCCGGCAAAGCCAAGCGGGCCTCCTTCATCACTGCCAACGGTGTCTCTCTGCTCAAGGACCTCTACAAGTGCAGCGAGAGGGACAGCATCCGCATCAGGGCCCTAGTGGTGAGACGGGAGGCCAGGGTGGGCAGTCAGACCAGGTCAGCTGGCGTCCCCTGAGAAGTAGACACAGCACCTCCCTGGGACTACGGGAGTGGGCTGGCTCCTGCCACTGAGGGGCTTATGATCTAGTGGGGAGGTGATGTCTAGGGGTGCGGGGTGCCTCATACTGTCCCCTCAGTTAGAAAGGCCTATGGAGAAGCAGAAACTGCACGTTTGAGGCCTTTCTAGCATCTGTGAGCTGCTGCAGTCAGCACTGTAGGGGCTGGTTTTCCGCGGACACCGTCCTTGTTGGTtttctgttgccgtgataaacaccacaaccaaacaCAGCTGGAGAGGACAAACTGTATTCCATGTTACAGCTCAGATCAGAAAGGGAGGGCAGGGCAAGAGCTCCAGGCAggagcccagaggcaggaactgaagcaggcaCTGCTTCcgggcttgttcctcatggcttgctcagtttgctttcttatacacctcAGAACCACTTGCCCAGAGATGGCATCCTTCACAGCCACCTGGGCCTTTCCACAGGCCAGTccgatggaggcaattcctcaactgagttCCTTCCCAGATGAATCCAGCTTGTGTGAAGTTAACAAAGAAATCGGCTAGCACAGGCAATTTGTCCTGGGTTTCTCTGTCTTGTAAGAATTTAGGCCATGGCTAATGTACAGGGTCTTtctttccgtttttttttttttgagctggaATCTCAGTAGCctaggttggccccaaactcattatggggctgaggctggccttaaacattTCCTcattctgcctctaccttcccagggctgagattacaggtatgaaccacAATATCTGACACAaagattgttttgttgttgttgttgttttgattttggtctttcgagacagggcttctcgagacagggcttctctgtgtaacagtcctggctgccctggaactctttgtagaccaggctggcttcaaactcactgagatccgcctgcctccgcctcctgagtgctcggattaaaggtgtgtgccaccactgcctggctacaaagGACATGAAAGGGGCAGACCAGTCAGTGTGGAAAGGGCTCAGTATATAGAAAGCTAATGTGTCGGTTTTACCAGGCTGTGTGTTCCGTAGCCACCTCAGTAGGTGACTGTTGCCTGCGGAGGACTTGTTGATTAATTAATGTTTGGGTTGCTCCAAGAGCCGCGACAGAGGGCCCAGGAGGGATCCCCAGCCAGGTAAGAGCCAGGCTGCTGTCTCTATCCTAGTCACCAAATAGCTGGTCCTTGTCCTCTTCCTCCAGGGACTCTGTAAGCTCGGATCAGCTGGAGGGACTGACTTTAGCATGAAGCAGTTTGCCGAAGGCTCGACTCTCAAACTGGCCAAGCAATGCCGGAAGTGAGTTATCACATTTCTCCATTTGTGGACAGATCTTAAGAGCGGCTGTGCGGCTGCAGAGATGCTCAGCTGGGGGAGGCGTGGGGGCCTTAGACACCCATGTTAGGAAGCTgggtgtaggggctggagagatggttcagtggttaagagcacactgactgctcttcagtgGACTCAGGTTCAAGTCCCGGCACCCACAGAGCAGCtaacaaccgcctgtaactccaggatctgaCACAGAtgtacgtgcaggcaaaacaccaatgcacataaaatataaataaataattaaaagaaaaagaagaaactgggTGTGGCCATCTGTGTCCCTGTGGgcggagacagaaggatcactgtggcttccttcagtgagagaccctgttccaaGGGAAGATGACAGAGAGGGACAGCAGGACACTGGCGTCCTCCTCTGGCCGCCATGTGTATGCAGAGAGTTGTATGCATACAACTTTGAAAACGGGATGTGGGTGGAAGGTGGagcttctttctctcctgctaGACCCTAGCTCCTCAGCTCCAGTGTCACAGGAGGCCCAAGCTCCTGGCTCTCCTCCTTGTCCAGGTTactccttcctgcttccacttctgcTTCTTGttgctggattttgttttttcgagatagggtctccctaaacccaagctgtcctagaacttatgaccctccttgtctctgcctcctgcgtgctgagaTGACTGGCACGTGCTACCATGTCCGGCTCCGGCTTCCTGCCTCTGATGGTCATCCGCTGTCATCCATGTCTCTAGGTGGCTATGCAATGACCAGATTGACGCAGGCACTCGGCGCTGGGCCGTCGAAGGCCTGGCTTACCTCACCTTTGATGCCGACGTAAAGGAGGAATTTGTGGAGGATGAGGCTGCTCTGAAGGCCCTGTTCCAGCTCAGCAAGGTAGCTCTGCGGGTTCCTGTTGTCAGTCAACCTAGGGTTGGCAGGTCTCACCAGTGTCCCTGGTGATGCAGGGCCAGCTAGCTGCTTCGTGTGGCCTTGGTGCCTACAGTGTCTGGGCGCACAGTTGCCCCGGAGGAGTTAAGAGCCGGGATTGTGAGCTCTGAATCTGGGGTTGAGGCAGGTTCCCAGTGTCACCCTAAGTCCCAGGTGGGGCTCTGTGGGTGGGAGAGAGGCCGTGCTGCCCTGCTGAATGCCCTTCTACCCTGGCCAGTCCGAGGAGAGGCCAGTGCTCTTTGCAGTAGCCTCGGCTCTGGTCAACTGCACCAA from Microtus ochrogaster isolate Prairie Vole_2 unplaced genomic scaffold, MicOch1.0 UNK1743, whole genome shotgun sequence encodes the following:
- the LOC101988627 gene encoding protein unc-45 homolog A encodes the protein MSASILLSKLFDDLKCDAERENFHRLCENYIRSWFEGHGLAGKLRAIQTVSCLLQGPCDAGNRALELSGVMESVIALCASEQEEEQLVAVEALIHAAGKAKRASFITANGVSLLKDLYKCSERDSIRIRALVGLCKLGSAGGTDFSMKQFAEGSTLKLAKQCRKWLCNDQIDAGTRRWAVEGLAYLTFDADVKEEFVEDEAALKALFQLSKSEERPVLFAVASALVNCTNSYDYEEPDPKMVELAKYAKQHVPEQHPKDKPSFVRARVKKLLAAGVVSAMTCMVKTESPVLTNSCRELLSRVFLALVEEVEDRGTVVAQGGGKVSCFPTPS